From Pararhodobacter zhoushanensis, the proteins below share one genomic window:
- a CDS encoding HpcH/HpaI aldolase/citrate lyase family protein → METNRFKAALAAGQTQIGCWVGLADAYAAEIAGEAGFDWLLIDGEHAPNDIRSISAQIAALGRSDSHPVVRLPMGETWLIKQAMDIGAQTLLIPMVESGAQAAELARAMRYPPEGMRGMGAALARASRFGGIAGYATKANAEACLLVQVETVAGLEALDAILAVEGVDGVFIGPADLSADMGFPGQLDAPEVLAAIKDALARIRAAGKAAGILSGNEAQVRDWMAQGANFAAVGIDVVLLAQGLRNLAAKFR, encoded by the coding sequence ATGGAGACGAACAGGTTCAAGGCGGCGCTGGCGGCGGGGCAGACGCAGATCGGCTGCTGGGTCGGTCTGGCGGATGCCTATGCGGCGGAGATTGCCGGGGAGGCGGGGTTTGACTGGCTGCTGATCGACGGGGAGCATGCGCCCAATGACATCCGCTCGATCTCGGCGCAGATCGCGGCGCTGGGGCGGTCGGACTCGCACCCGGTGGTGCGCTTGCCGATGGGCGAGACCTGGCTGATCAAGCAGGCGATGGATATCGGCGCGCAGACGCTGCTGATCCCGATGGTCGAGAGTGGCGCGCAGGCGGCCGAGCTGGCGCGGGCGATGCGCTATCCGCCCGAGGGGATGCGCGGCATGGGGGCGGCGCTGGCGCGGGCCTCGCGGTTTGGGGGCATTGCCGGCTACGCGACCAAGGCGAATGCCGAGGCCTGTCTGCTGGTGCAGGTCGAGACGGTCGCCGGGCTGGAGGCGCTGGACGCTATTCTGGCGGTCGAGGGGGTGGACGGGGTGTTCATCGGTCCGGCGGATCTGTCGGCGGATATGGGTTTTCCGGGGCAGCTGGATGCGCCCGAGGTTCTGGCGGCGATCAAGGACGCCTTGGCGCGTATCCGCGCGGCGGGCAAGGCGGCGGGCATCCTGTCGGGCAATGAGGCGCAGGTGCGCGACTGGATGGCGCAGGGGGCGAATTTTGCCGCTGTCGGCATCGATGTGGTGCTGTTGGCGCAGGGGCTGCGCAACCTTGCGGCCAAGTTCCGCTGA